The proteins below are encoded in one region of Festucalex cinctus isolate MCC-2025b chromosome 2, RoL_Fcin_1.0, whole genome shotgun sequence:
- the tmem198ab gene encoding transmembrane protein 198: protein MTTAAETLQGRPELQLSPRLLNGCEDSDGRYKVVPSVVCSMCCLFGVIYCFFGYRCFKAVMFLTGLMFGSVVIFTLCYKERVLDTQLSAEASAGIGLGIGALCGLVTMLVRSVGLFMVGLLLGLLVAVATLVGMEELSHSPPRSVWVPLGVLLGLGMLFAVLTLQWQRVFTTLSTAVFGAAVITVALDYFVELFALVLYVYERMKAAPGKPVCWLTWVVLGVWPALTLLGVVVQWKVTAEGYSHTKVIISRQQRRMQVMRIRQRDDRYRHKKKKKKHLGSSASQSQAKQLHQEAAYRRKPNPIRRYDTDVLSPSYIQNFRDRQVQAQPFPGQLFGGPHEAAVNLGYDSGSTAHFTGATGPPLRA from the exons ATGACGACCGCGGCGGAAACACTGCAGGGCCGCCCCGAACTGCAGCTGAGCCCCCGGCTGCTGAACGGATGCGAAGACTCGGACGGCCGCTACAAGGTGGTCCCCTCCGTGGTTTGCTCCATGTGCTGCCTTTTTGGTGTCATTTACTGCTTCTTTG GCTACCGCTGCTTCAAGGCGGTGATGTTCCTGACGGGCCTGATGTTCGGCTCGGTCGTCATCTTCACGCTGTGCTACAAGGAGCGCGTGCTGGACACCCAGCTGAGCGCGGAGGCCTCGGCGGGCATCGGCCTGGGCATCGGCGCGCTGTGCGGCCTGGTCACCATGCTGGTGCGCAGCGTGGGCCTCTTCATGGTGGGCCTGCTGCTGGGCCTGCTGGTAGCCGTGGCCACCCTGGTGGGGATGGAGGAGCTGTCCCACAGCCCGCCGCGCTCCGTCTGGGTGCCGCTGGGCGTGCTGCTGGGCCTGGGCATGCTGTTTGCCGTGCTGACGCTCCAGTGGCAGCGCGTCTTCACCACACTGTCCACCGCCGTCTTCGGCGCCGCCGTCATCACCGTGGCCCTGGACTACTTCGTAGAGCTCTTTGCGCTGGTGCTGTACGTGTACGAGCGGATGAAAGCTGCCCCCGGCAAGCCGGTCTGCTGGCTCACGTGGGTGGTGCTGGGGGTGTGGCCTGCGCTCACCCTGCTGGGCGTGGTGGTCCAATGGAAGGTGACGGCTGAGGGCTACTCGCATACGAAGG TCATCATCAGTCGCCAGCAGAGGAGGATGCAGGTGATGCGCATTCGCCAACGGGACGACCGCTACcgccacaagaagaagaagaagaagcatctGGGGTCCTCCGCCAGCCAAAGCCAAGCCAAACAACTCCACCAGGAAGCCGCCTATCGCCGCAAGCCCAATCCAATTCGCCGCTATGACACCGACGTCCTCTCACCG AGCTACATCCAGAATTTCCGGGACCGGCAAGTGCAGGCTCAGCCTTTCCCCGGCCAGCTGTTTGGCGGCCCGCACGAAGCCGCGGTGAATCTGGGCTACGACTCGGGCTCGACGGCTCACTTCACTGGAGCCACGGGACCCCCGCTACGAGCCTAA
- the LOC144014200 gene encoding sterol 26-hydroxylase, mitochondrial-like isoform X1: MAASRSMSSLGEGAWLNGWIASATKGQEWYRIRSALNPKMLKLQEVSAYASIIHQVVDDLLRRIEFLRSCSPDRLSVSDVTGELYKFGFEGISSILFETRLGCLQEDIPKDTERFIAAVNDMLTLSETVVVLPRWTRRVLPFWERFVRAWDDLYNTAQKLIDRRLADIQARTERGELTEGLYLTYLLSCDKITRSEIYISVTELLLGGVDTTSNTLSWALYHLARDPRAQDRLYGEVSATCAGKRQPDMDDLKAMPYLKAVIKETLRCAALSQIFGPGPARIPKHTTRFFSLLSYLCFASSLYPVVPGNGRFVTENEVIVDNYWFPKKTQFHLCHYAVSRDSTQFARADAFVPERWLRGGRATPGLFRHHPYSFIPFGVGVRGCVGKRVAEMEMHFALCRLMQHYEVRPGGNDDDGAPIQAKTRTLLIPAKPIHLRFLQR, encoded by the exons ATGGCCGCATCGCGGTCGATGAGTTCGTTGGGAGAAGGCGCGTGGCTCAACGGATGGATCGCTAGTGCAAC CAAAGGTCAGGAATGGTACAGGATCCGCAGTGCTCTGAACCCGAAGATGCTGAAGCTGCAGGAAGTGTCCGCCTACGCTTCCATCATCCACCAGGTGGTAGACGATCTCCTTCGCCGCATCGAGTTCCTGCGCAGCTGCAGCCCGGACCGACTTTCTGTTTCCGACGTGACCGGCGAGCTCTACAAGTTTGGCTTTGAAG GCATCTCGTCCATTTTGTTTGAGACCAGGCTGGGCTGCCTCCAGGAGGACATTCCCAAAGACACGGAGCGCTTTATCGCCGCCGTCAACGACATGCTGACGCTGTCGGAGACGGTCGTCGTCTTGCCGCGCTGGACACGCCGCGTCCTGCCTTTCTGGGAGCGCTTCGTTCGCGCCTGGGACGACCTCTATAACACCG CGCAGAAGCTCATTGACCGCAGATTGGCGGATATTCAAGCCCGGACGGAGCGAGGCGAGCTGACGGAAGGCTTGTACCTGACATACTTGCTGTCCTGCGACAAGATAACCCGATCCGAGATCTACATCAGCGTGACCGAGCTGCTGCTGGGCGGAGTCGACACG ACCTCCAACACGCTGTCCTGGGCCTTGTACCACCTGGCGAGGGACCCGCGGGCACAGGATCGACTGTACGGCGAGGTGAGCGCCACGTGCGCCGGCAAACGGCAGCCCGACATGGATGACCTGAAAGCGATGCCCTACTTAAAGGCCGTCATCAAGGAGACGTTACGGTGCGCTGCGCTTTCACAAATATTTGGACCCGGCCCGGCCCGGATTCCAAAGCACAccacacgttttttttcccttctctccTATCTGTGCTTTGCCTCCAGCTTGTATCCTGTTGTCCCTGGCAACGGACGCTTTGTTACCGAAAATGAGGTCATCGTGGACAACTACTGGTTCCCAAAGAAG ACTCAGTTCCACCTGTGCCACTACGCGGTGAGCCGCGACTCGACCCAGTTCGCCCGTGCCGACGCGTTCGTGCCCGAGCGATGGCTCCGCGGCGGCCGGGCGACGCCGGGCCTGTTCCGCCACCACCCGTACAGCTTCATCCCCTTCGGCGTGGGCGTGCGAGGCTGCGTGGGCAAGCGAGTGGCAGAGATGGAGATGCACTTTGCTCTGTGCAGG CTGATGCAGCACTACGAGGTCCGGCCGGGGGGAAACGACGACGACGGCGCTCCCATCCAGGCCAAAACGCGGACGCTGCTCATTCCCGCAAAGCCCATCCATCTTCGTTTCCTGCAGCGCTGA
- the LOC144014200 gene encoding sterol 26-hydroxylase, mitochondrial-like isoform X3, which yields MLKLQEVSAYASIIHQVVDDLLRRIEFLRSCSPDRLSVSDVTGELYKFGFEGISSILFETRLGCLQEDIPKDTERFIAAVNDMLTLSETVVVLPRWTRRVLPFWERFVRAWDDLYNTAQKLIDRRLADIQARTERGELTEGLYLTYLLSCDKITRSEIYISVTELLLGGVDTTSNTLSWALYHLARDPRAQDRLYGEVSATCAGKRQPDMDDLKAMPYLKAVIKETLRCAALSQIFGPGPARIPKHTTRFFSLLSYLCFASSLYPVVPGNGRFVTENEVIVDNYWFPKKTQFHLCHYAVSRDSTQFARADAFVPERWLRGGRATPGLFRHHPYSFIPFGVGVRGCVGKRVAEMEMHFALCRLMQHYEVRPGGNDDDGAPIQAKTRTLLIPAKPIHLRFLQR from the exons ATGCTGAAGCTGCAGGAAGTGTCCGCCTACGCTTCCATCATCCACCAGGTGGTAGACGATCTCCTTCGCCGCATCGAGTTCCTGCGCAGCTGCAGCCCGGACCGACTTTCTGTTTCCGACGTGACCGGCGAGCTCTACAAGTTTGGCTTTGAAG GCATCTCGTCCATTTTGTTTGAGACCAGGCTGGGCTGCCTCCAGGAGGACATTCCCAAAGACACGGAGCGCTTTATCGCCGCCGTCAACGACATGCTGACGCTGTCGGAGACGGTCGTCGTCTTGCCGCGCTGGACACGCCGCGTCCTGCCTTTCTGGGAGCGCTTCGTTCGCGCCTGGGACGACCTCTATAACACCG CGCAGAAGCTCATTGACCGCAGATTGGCGGATATTCAAGCCCGGACGGAGCGAGGCGAGCTGACGGAAGGCTTGTACCTGACATACTTGCTGTCCTGCGACAAGATAACCCGATCCGAGATCTACATCAGCGTGACCGAGCTGCTGCTGGGCGGAGTCGACACG ACCTCCAACACGCTGTCCTGGGCCTTGTACCACCTGGCGAGGGACCCGCGGGCACAGGATCGACTGTACGGCGAGGTGAGCGCCACGTGCGCCGGCAAACGGCAGCCCGACATGGATGACCTGAAAGCGATGCCCTACTTAAAGGCCGTCATCAAGGAGACGTTACGGTGCGCTGCGCTTTCACAAATATTTGGACCCGGCCCGGCCCGGATTCCAAAGCACAccacacgttttttttcccttctctccTATCTGTGCTTTGCCTCCAGCTTGTATCCTGTTGTCCCTGGCAACGGACGCTTTGTTACCGAAAATGAGGTCATCGTGGACAACTACTGGTTCCCAAAGAAG ACTCAGTTCCACCTGTGCCACTACGCGGTGAGCCGCGACTCGACCCAGTTCGCCCGTGCCGACGCGTTCGTGCCCGAGCGATGGCTCCGCGGCGGCCGGGCGACGCCGGGCCTGTTCCGCCACCACCCGTACAGCTTCATCCCCTTCGGCGTGGGCGTGCGAGGCTGCGTGGGCAAGCGAGTGGCAGAGATGGAGATGCACTTTGCTCTGTGCAGG CTGATGCAGCACTACGAGGTCCGGCCGGGGGGAAACGACGACGACGGCGCTCCCATCCAGGCCAAAACGCGGACGCTGCTCATTCCCGCAAAGCCCATCCATCTTCGTTTCCTGCAGCGCTGA
- the LOC144014200 gene encoding sterol 26-hydroxylase, mitochondrial-like isoform X2 has translation MAASRSMSSLGEGAWLNGWIASATKGQEWYRIRSALNPKMLKLQEVSAYASIIHQVVDDLLRRIEFLRSCSPDRLSVSDVTGELYKFGFEGISSILFETRLGCLQEDIPKDTERFIAAVNDMLTLSETVVVLPRWTRRVLPFWERFVRAWDDLYNTAQKLIDRRLADIQARTERGELTEGLYLTYLLSCDKITRSEIYISVTELLLGGVDTTSNTLSWALYHLARDPRAQDRLYGEVSATCAGKRQPDMDDLKAMPYLKAVIKETLRLYPVVPGNGRFVTENEVIVDNYWFPKKTQFHLCHYAVSRDSTQFARADAFVPERWLRGGRATPGLFRHHPYSFIPFGVGVRGCVGKRVAEMEMHFALCRLMQHYEVRPGGNDDDGAPIQAKTRTLLIPAKPIHLRFLQR, from the exons ATGGCCGCATCGCGGTCGATGAGTTCGTTGGGAGAAGGCGCGTGGCTCAACGGATGGATCGCTAGTGCAAC CAAAGGTCAGGAATGGTACAGGATCCGCAGTGCTCTGAACCCGAAGATGCTGAAGCTGCAGGAAGTGTCCGCCTACGCTTCCATCATCCACCAGGTGGTAGACGATCTCCTTCGCCGCATCGAGTTCCTGCGCAGCTGCAGCCCGGACCGACTTTCTGTTTCCGACGTGACCGGCGAGCTCTACAAGTTTGGCTTTGAAG GCATCTCGTCCATTTTGTTTGAGACCAGGCTGGGCTGCCTCCAGGAGGACATTCCCAAAGACACGGAGCGCTTTATCGCCGCCGTCAACGACATGCTGACGCTGTCGGAGACGGTCGTCGTCTTGCCGCGCTGGACACGCCGCGTCCTGCCTTTCTGGGAGCGCTTCGTTCGCGCCTGGGACGACCTCTATAACACCG CGCAGAAGCTCATTGACCGCAGATTGGCGGATATTCAAGCCCGGACGGAGCGAGGCGAGCTGACGGAAGGCTTGTACCTGACATACTTGCTGTCCTGCGACAAGATAACCCGATCCGAGATCTACATCAGCGTGACCGAGCTGCTGCTGGGCGGAGTCGACACG ACCTCCAACACGCTGTCCTGGGCCTTGTACCACCTGGCGAGGGACCCGCGGGCACAGGATCGACTGTACGGCGAGGTGAGCGCCACGTGCGCCGGCAAACGGCAGCCCGACATGGATGACCTGAAAGCGATGCCCTACTTAAAGGCCGTCATCAAGGAGACGTTACG CTTGTATCCTGTTGTCCCTGGCAACGGACGCTTTGTTACCGAAAATGAGGTCATCGTGGACAACTACTGGTTCCCAAAGAAG ACTCAGTTCCACCTGTGCCACTACGCGGTGAGCCGCGACTCGACCCAGTTCGCCCGTGCCGACGCGTTCGTGCCCGAGCGATGGCTCCGCGGCGGCCGGGCGACGCCGGGCCTGTTCCGCCACCACCCGTACAGCTTCATCCCCTTCGGCGTGGGCGTGCGAGGCTGCGTGGGCAAGCGAGTGGCAGAGATGGAGATGCACTTTGCTCTGTGCAGG CTGATGCAGCACTACGAGGTCCGGCCGGGGGGAAACGACGACGACGGCGCTCCCATCCAGGCCAAAACGCGGACGCTGCTCATTCCCGCAAAGCCCATCCATCTTCGTTTCCTGCAGCGCTGA